A single window of Marinobacter sp. LA51 DNA harbors:
- the sodB gene encoding superoxide dismutase [Fe], producing the protein MAFELPALPYEKNALEPHISQETLEYHYGKHHNTYVTKLNGLVEGTDNANKSLEDIIKSASGPLFNNAAQVWNHTFYWNCLSPNGGGEPTGAAKDAIEKAFGSFDAFKKEFNDKAANNFGSGWTWLVKKADGSVAIANTSNAETPLTGADKPVLTVDVWEHAYYIDYRNSRPNYLEAFWNLVNWDFVNENLA; encoded by the coding sequence ATGGCATTTGAACTTCCCGCACTACCTTACGAAAAGAACGCTCTGGAACCGCACATCTCTCAGGAAACCCTTGAGTACCATTACGGCAAGCACCACAACACCTACGTTACCAAGCTGAACGGCCTGGTCGAAGGTACGGACAACGCCAACAAGTCGCTTGAGGACATCATCAAGAGCGCCAGCGGTCCGTTGTTCAACAACGCCGCGCAGGTCTGGAACCACACTTTCTACTGGAACTGCCTGAGCCCGAACGGCGGTGGTGAGCCCACAGGTGCAGCCAAGGACGCGATCGAGAAAGCCTTCGGTTCCTTCGATGCCTTCAAGAAAGAGTTCAACGACAAGGCCGCCAATAACTTCGGTTCTGGCTGGACCTGGCTGGTGAAGAAGGCCGACGGCAGCGTTGCCATCGCCAACACCAGTAACGCCGAAACTCCGCTGACCGGTGCCGACAAGCCGGTACTGACCGTAGACGTTTGGGAGCACGCGTACTACATCGATTACCGCAACTCCCGCCCGAACTACCTGGAAGCGTTCTGGAACCTGGTAAACTGGGATTTCGTGAACGAAAACCTGGCCTGA